Proteins encoded together in one Arvicanthis niloticus isolate mArvNil1 chromosome 7, mArvNil1.pat.X, whole genome shotgun sequence window:
- the Barhl2 gene encoding barH-like 2 homeobox protein, giving the protein MTAMEGASGSSFGIDTILSGAGSGSPGMMNGDFRSLGEARTTDFRSQATPSPCSEIDTVGTAPSSPISVTLDPPEPHLVTDGPQHHHHLHHGQQPPPPSVAPAQSLQPSPQQQPPPPPPQSAAQQLGSAAAAPRTSTSSFLIKDILGDCKPLAACAPYSTSVSSPHHTPKQESNAAHESFRPKVEQEDGKTKLDKREDSQSDIKCHGTKEEGDREITSSRESPPVRAKKPRKARTAFSDHQLNQLERSFERQKYLSVQDRMDLAAALNLTDTQVKTWYQNRRTKWKRQTAVGLELLAEAGNYSALQRMFPSPYFYHPSLLGSMDSTTAAAAAAAMYSSMYRTPPAPHPQLQRPLVPRVLIHGLGPGGQPALNPLSNPIPGTPHPR; this is encoded by the exons ATGACAGCCATGGAAGGGGCTAGCGGGTCGAGTTTTGGAATAGACACGATTTTGTCCGGTGCCGGTTCCGGCAGCCCCGGCATGATGAACGGGGATTTCCGATCGCTCGGCGAAGCGAGGACCACGGATTTTAGGAGCCAGGCCACTCCGTCACCCTGTTCGGAGATTGATACCGTGGGAACGGCGCCTTCTTCACCGATCTCGGTCACCCTGGATCCCCCGGAGCCGCATCTTGTGACAGACGGACCCCAGcatcaccatcacctccaccacggCCAACAACCGCCGCCGCCGTCCGTGGCCCCCGCGCAAAGTTTGCAGCCATCGCCTCAACAGcaaccgccgccgccgccgcctcagTCTGCAGCCCAGCAGCTCGGCTCGGCCGCCGCGGCCCCCAGGACTTCCAcctcttcctttttaattaagGACATCTTGGGAGACTGCAAACCTCTGGCGGCTTGTGCACCCTACAGCACCAGCGTTTCTTCTCCTCATCACACCCCGAAGCAGGAGAGCAACGCGGCGCACGAGAGCTTCAGGCCAAAGGTGGAGCAGGAGGACGGCAAAACCAAGCTGGATAAGAGGGAAGACTCCCAGAGCGACATCAAATGCCACG GAACAAAGGAGGAAGGAGACCGGGAGATTACAAGTAGCCGAGAGAGTCCCCCAGTGAGAGCCAAGAAACCTCGAAAGGCCCGGACAGCTTTCTCAGACCACCAGCTCAATCAGCTGGAGCGTAGCTTTGAGAGGCAGAAGTACCTAAGTGTCCAGGACCGCATGGACCTGGCAGCTGCACTCAACCTCACTGACACCCAAGTCAAGACCTGGTACCAGAACCGCAG AACCAAGTGGAAGCGGCAGACTGCAGTGGGCCTGGAGCTGCTAGCCGAGGCCGGGAACTACTCCGCGCTGCAGAGGATGTTTCCGTCGCCTTATTTCTATCACCCAAGCCTGCTGGGGAGCATGGACAGCACCACGGCGGCGGCAGCGGCCGCGGCCATGTACAGCAGCATGTACCGAACTCCTCCAGCACCTCATCCGCAGCTGCAGCGGCCGCTGGTGCCCCGCGTGCTCATCCACGGCCTGGGGCCTGGGGGACAGCCGGCCCTTAACCCTTTGTCCAACCCCATCCCAGGCACCCCGCATCCCCGGTGA